In bacterium YEK0313, one genomic interval encodes:
- the cueR_1 gene encoding HTH-type transcriptional regulator CueR encodes MARRIVTGDLDIAQLARRTGLPASTLRFYEARGLIVSIGRRGLKRLFDPAVIDRLALIGLGRAAGFSLDDIGRMFAPDGLPRIDRRMLTEKADDLQRMIDRLSAMRDGLRHAAACPAPNHMDCPTFRRLLKASAAGRFEAVPVGPPERAGGGSRRPRRKIQATP; translated from the coding sequence ATGGCGCGGCGTATCGTCACCGGCGACCTGGACATCGCACAGCTGGCGCGCCGGACCGGCCTGCCGGCCTCGACGCTGCGCTTCTACGAGGCCAGGGGCCTGATCGTCTCGATCGGCCGGCGCGGCCTGAAGCGCCTGTTCGATCCGGCCGTGATCGACCGGCTGGCGCTGATCGGGCTCGGCCGTGCCGCCGGCTTTTCGCTCGACGATATCGGGCGGATGTTCGCCCCCGACGGCCTGCCCCGGATCGACCGGCGGATGCTGACCGAAAAGGCCGACGACCTGCAGCGGATGATCGACCGGCTGAGCGCCATGCGCGACGGCCTGCGCCATGCCGCCGCCTGCCCGGCGCCGAACCACATGGACTGCCCGACCTTCCGCCGCCTTCTCAAGGCGAGCGCCGCCGGCCGCTTCGAGGCGGTGCCGGTCGGCCCGCCGGAGCGCGCCGGCGGCGGGTCGCGCCGGCCGCGCCGGAAAATTCAGGCCACCCCATAG
- the gltC_2 gene encoding HTH-type transcriptional regulator GltC, whose product MDSDALLTFVTIHQAGGFSSAAERLGRSQPAISRRIALLEDQLGVPVFERAAGGVVLSEAGRALLPHAERVLAALRDAESAIASLRDRPAGRVALVAVGTLAGTNLTAVLRRFAADHPAVDLVVGTANSAEVSDMIRHGEAMIGLRYLADLSPDLVCERIGAETMTVACAADHPLAGRRQATLAALAGERWFAFRNAYEQRETFADNIFAQFQARGIGAIGWTPVDSLNAMKRMVEAGFGIALLPQSAIAEERRLGSLSLIPVADLKAANPVHTVVRRGGYLSPATRDLLRRLAETPDLAGEPVARERRAKKTRG is encoded by the coding sequence ATGGACAGCGACGCCCTGCTCACCTTCGTCACCATTCACCAGGCCGGCGGCTTTTCCAGTGCGGCCGAGCGGCTCGGCCGGTCGCAGCCGGCGATCAGCCGGCGCATCGCGCTGCTGGAGGACCAGCTCGGCGTGCCGGTGTTCGAGCGCGCGGCCGGCGGCGTGGTGCTGAGCGAGGCCGGCCGCGCGCTGCTGCCCCATGCCGAACGCGTGCTGGCGGCGCTGCGCGATGCCGAAAGCGCGATAGCGTCGCTGCGCGACCGGCCCGCCGGCCGCGTCGCCCTCGTTGCCGTCGGCACGCTGGCCGGCACCAACCTCACCGCCGTGCTCCGGCGCTTTGCCGCCGACCATCCGGCGGTGGACCTGGTCGTCGGCACGGCCAACAGCGCCGAGGTGAGCGACATGATCCGGCACGGCGAGGCGATGATCGGCCTGCGCTACCTCGCCGATCTCTCGCCCGATCTCGTCTGCGAGCGGATCGGCGCCGAGACCATGACGGTCGCCTGCGCCGCCGACCACCCGCTCGCCGGCCGCCGGCAGGCGACGCTGGCCGCGCTCGCCGGCGAGCGCTGGTTCGCCTTCCGCAACGCCTATGAGCAGCGCGAGACCTTCGCCGACAATATCTTCGCCCAGTTCCAGGCGCGCGGCATCGGCGCCATCGGCTGGACCCCGGTCGACAGCCTCAACGCGATGAAGCGCATGGTGGAAGCCGGCTTCGGCATCGCCCTGCTGCCGCAGAGCGCGATCGCCGAGGAGCGCCGCCTCGGTTCGCTCAGCCTCATTCCGGTGGCCGATCTCAAGGCGGCCAATCCGGTCCACACCGTGGTCCGGCGCGGTGGCTATCTCAGCCCCGCGACGCGCGATCTCCTGCGCCGGCTGGCGGAGACGCCGGACCTTGCCGGCGAGCCCGTCGCGCGGGAGCGCCGGGCCAAGAAGACGCGCGGCTGA
- the bcpA_1 gene encoding Carboxyvinyl-carboxyphosphonate phosphorylmutase codes for MPLDGNDAAGAFRALHAASRGFIMPNAWDAGSAAVLAAAGFPAIATTSAGIAFALARQDYGVTDAARAVPREAMFRCMRGIVEAVAVPVNGDLEAGYGDSPEAVAETIAMAIDAGLAGGNIEDKVPGRQALYDEGLAVERIAAARSVIAARGSAFVLTARSDALLLAGRPGLAEGIARCKRYRAAGADCLYMPGAVDLETVGRLVRAIDGPINVVMGLGTNEGNAHDLIAAGVRRISLGGTIARAALGLVKRAAAELRETGTLGFAEGQMPGAELNALFARTPGA; via the coding sequence ATGCCGTTGGACGGGAACGATGCCGCCGGCGCCTTCAGGGCGCTGCATGCCGCAAGCCGCGGTTTCATCATGCCCAATGCCTGGGACGCCGGCAGCGCCGCGGTGCTGGCCGCGGCCGGCTTTCCGGCGATCGCCACGACCAGCGCCGGCATCGCCTTCGCGCTCGCCCGCCAGGACTACGGCGTGACCGATGCCGCGCGCGCCGTGCCGCGCGAGGCGATGTTCCGCTGCATGCGCGGCATCGTCGAGGCGGTGGCCGTGCCGGTGAACGGCGACCTCGAGGCGGGCTATGGCGACAGCCCGGAGGCGGTCGCCGAGACCATCGCCATGGCGATCGATGCCGGTCTCGCCGGCGGCAATATCGAGGACAAGGTCCCGGGCCGTCAGGCCCTCTACGACGAAGGCCTGGCGGTCGAGCGCATCGCCGCGGCGCGGTCGGTGATCGCCGCGCGCGGCAGCGCCTTCGTGCTCACCGCGCGCAGCGACGCGCTGCTGCTGGCGGGCAGGCCGGGCCTCGCCGAGGGCATTGCCCGGTGCAAGCGCTATCGTGCCGCCGGCGCCGACTGCCTCTACATGCCGGGCGCCGTCGACCTCGAGACCGTCGGCCGCCTGGTCCGCGCGATCGACGGGCCGATCAATGTCGTGATGGGGCTCGGCACGAACGAGGGCAATGCGCACGACCTGATCGCGGCCGGCGTCCGCCGCATCAGCCTCGGCGGCACCATCGCCCGCGCCGCGCTCGGCCTCGTCAAGCGTGCGGCCGCGGAACTGCGCGAAACGGGCACGCTCGGTTTCGCCGAGGGCCAGATGCCGGGCGCCGAGCTCAATGCGCTGTTTGCCCGAACGCCGGGAGCGTGA
- a CDS encoding antitoxin MazE has product MQVAKWGNSLAVRLPAAVVEALRLKEGDEIEIHVADARTFGIARKPGRADLLKRLRAYRGRLPADFTFDRDEANAR; this is encoded by the coding sequence ATGCAGGTCGCCAAATGGGGCAACAGCCTGGCTGTCCGCCTGCCCGCCGCAGTGGTCGAGGCGTTGCGGTTGAAGGAAGGGGATGAAATCGAGATTCACGTCGCCGATGCCAGAACCTTTGGCATAGCGCGCAAGCCCGGACGCGCGGATCTGTTGAAGCGGCTGCGGGCCTATCGCGGACGTCTTCCAGCCGATTTCACTTTCGACCGGGACGAGGCCAATGCCCGGTAG